A portion of the Babylonia areolata isolate BAREFJ2019XMU chromosome 4, ASM4173473v1, whole genome shotgun sequence genome contains these proteins:
- the LOC143281059 gene encoding actin-binding Rho-activating protein-like, translating to MAQRGHLSSKVSLWQKRADEHKDKQLINPFSDWEGASHRAKLEKDDPSYGKPVEGSFTELRGRQAGDHISAEIVELCRVISEQGQRHPDNTYVITFGQLFEAYTKISNKLVGMLMRARKQRLLEFEGEMLFQRRDDHVLIRCLRFPHLE from the coding sequence ATGGCTCAGCGAGGCCACCTGTCTTCCAAGGTGTCTCTGTGGCAAAAGCGTGCCGAcgaacacaaagacaaacagctCATCAACCCTTTCTCTGACTGGGAAGGTGCCTCACATCGAGCCAAGCTTGAAAAAGATGACCCCAGTTATGGCAAGCCTGTTGAGGGTTCGTTCACTGAGCTTCGAGGCCGCCAGGCAGGGGATCATATCAGTGCTGAAATTGTGGAACTGTGTCGCGTGATTTCAGAGCAGGGTCAGCGTCACCCAGATAACACCTATGTCATTACGTTTGGCCAGCTGTTTGAAGCTTACACCAAGATTTCAAACAAACTGGTGGGGATGCTTATGCGGGCAAGGAAACAGCGTTTGCTTGAGTTTGAAGGAGAAATGCTATTTCAGCGACGGGATGACCATGTGTTGATCAGGTGTCTTCGATTTCCTCATCTTGAGTGA